From Candidatus Binataceae bacterium, one genomic window encodes:
- a CDS encoding nucleotidyltransferase family protein, with product MTSEINFLLAAVAAARDDSQVARARELASIVEWKRVFALAKIHCVTPIICRFIAENGGAATPESVKSTARKQFLELWRRNTKFARTLVEIARVIEAEGIPVIALKGPALAIQTWGDPVMREYSDLDLLVKPHDVPRVAKLLADRGYRARRYVPNTAEGGSFFDFESEFTTAGNGVAIDLHVKLAPSYFPTGIDSDRLWLSSVRVEIEGSTVATLNPTDSARFVAAHAAKHGWRSFGFVSDFAALESSPDLDWPALLAGATNQSGTMIRLAVILAEEMCGARFPAEIDAAARRDSDVTRLARKIRARMFDATADGLSLFHDWVVPLRSLERTQDRLRYAAGRAFRPTVEDREFIALPRKIYWAYYLTRPLRMAGLHGHRLFRSAPLGGANQ from the coding sequence TTGACCTCCGAAATCAACTTTCTCCTCGCTGCGGTTGCGGCTGCTCGCGATGATTCGCAGGTCGCGCGAGCGCGCGAACTGGCGAGCATCGTCGAATGGAAGCGGGTCTTCGCGTTGGCGAAGATCCACTGCGTCACGCCGATCATTTGCCGATTCATCGCCGAGAATGGCGGCGCGGCAACTCCAGAATCGGTGAAGTCGACGGCGCGAAAGCAGTTCCTGGAATTGTGGCGGCGCAATACGAAGTTCGCGCGAACGCTCGTTGAGATCGCTCGAGTAATCGAAGCAGAAGGCATCCCGGTGATCGCGCTCAAGGGCCCGGCGCTCGCGATCCAGACTTGGGGCGACCCCGTGATGCGCGAGTACAGCGACCTCGATCTGCTCGTGAAGCCGCACGACGTGCCGCGCGTGGCGAAGCTGCTCGCCGATCGCGGTTACCGCGCGCGCCGCTACGTGCCCAATACGGCAGAAGGCGGATCGTTCTTCGATTTCGAAAGTGAATTCACGACGGCCGGCAACGGTGTTGCGATCGATCTCCACGTCAAGCTGGCACCGTCGTATTTCCCAACCGGGATCGATTCCGACCGGCTGTGGCTGAGCAGCGTCCGAGTTGAGATCGAGGGTTCGACTGTCGCGACGCTGAATCCGACCGATTCGGCTCGCTTCGTCGCTGCGCATGCGGCCAAACATGGATGGCGCTCCTTCGGTTTTGTGTCAGACTTCGCCGCTCTCGAATCGTCGCCTGATCTGGATTGGCCAGCGCTATTGGCCGGCGCCACAAATCAGAGCGGCACGATGATCCGGCTCGCGGTGATTCTGGCCGAGGAAATGTGCGGTGCGCGATTTCCTGCAGAGATCGACGCGGCGGCCCGGCGCGATTCAGATGTGACTCGGCTGGCGCGCAAGATCCGGGCACGGATGTTCGATGCAACGGCAGACGGCCTCAGCTTGTTTCACGATTGGGTTGTGCCGCTTCGCTCACTTGAGCGTACGCAGGATCGTTTGCGCTATGCGGCAGGACGAGCGTTTCGTCCGACGGTCGAAGATCGCGAGTTCATCGCGTTGCCGCGAAAGATCTATTGGGCCTATTACCTGACGCGGCCGCTCAGGATGGCTGGGCTTCACGGCCATCGATTGTTTCGCTCCGCCCCCCTCGGAGGTGCAAACCAATGA
- a CDS encoding radical SAM protein: MTLLQAANAKAIQLGIPLGVHLDVTWRCNERCVHCYLDHDDAGEMSFDEIAGVLQQLADAGVFFLTISGGEPLLRKDIMAIIQRARSLAFNVKLKTNAILVDAPKAAALRKLGVETVQISIYSHRAEVHDAITKVPGSLNRTLAAIRFLREQGLKVTIAHVLMAQNRADYPAVQRLAVELGTGLTIDPTITPHINGDRSLLKLNISRADLREVMHDKSIGGDLVESSLPRGEISEETLDQIPCSAGHSSCYISPYGDVYPCVQFPLPSGNVRQQKFIDIWKDSPQLKEVRSIRTRDLPVCSGCAHVSGCSRCPGLAFLEGNMRGPSSADCEKSFALTGVPSANMMLKECAAAASASGK; this comes from the coding sequence ATGACGCTGCTTCAGGCCGCCAACGCCAAGGCGATCCAGCTCGGCATCCCGTTGGGCGTCCATCTCGACGTCACCTGGCGATGCAACGAGCGCTGCGTGCATTGCTATCTCGACCACGACGATGCGGGCGAGATGAGCTTCGACGAGATCGCGGGAGTATTGCAGCAGCTCGCGGATGCGGGCGTATTTTTCCTGACGATCAGCGGCGGCGAGCCGCTTTTGCGCAAGGATATCATGGCGATCATCCAGCGCGCCCGCTCCCTCGCGTTTAACGTCAAGCTCAAGACCAACGCGATCCTGGTCGATGCGCCAAAAGCCGCGGCGCTCCGCAAGCTCGGCGTCGAGACGGTTCAGATCAGCATCTATTCGCATCGCGCCGAAGTCCATGACGCGATCACCAAGGTGCCGGGTTCCCTCAATCGCACGCTGGCCGCGATTCGATTCCTGCGCGAACAGGGATTGAAAGTAACGATCGCTCATGTGCTGATGGCGCAGAATCGCGCCGACTATCCGGCGGTGCAGAGACTCGCGGTGGAGCTCGGAACTGGCCTCACGATCGATCCGACGATTACGCCGCATATCAACGGCGATCGCTCGCTGCTCAAGCTCAACATCTCGCGTGCCGACCTGCGCGAAGTGATGCACGACAAATCCATCGGCGGCGACCTGGTGGAATCATCGCTGCCGCGCGGGGAGATTAGCGAGGAGACTCTCGACCAGATTCCGTGCAGTGCGGGTCACAGCTCCTGTTACATCTCGCCATACGGCGACGTTTATCCCTGCGTGCAGTTTCCGTTGCCCAGCGGCAATGTCCGGCAGCAGAAATTCATCGACATCTGGAAGGATTCACCGCAGCTCAAGGAAGTCCGCTCCATTCGGACGCGCGACCTGCCAGTCTGTTCAGGATGCGCGCACGTTTCCGGATGCAGTCGATGCCCGGGGCTCGCCTTCCTGGAAGGCAACATGCGCGGGCCGTCGAGTGCCGACTGCGAGAAGTCGTTCGCGCTCACAGGTGTTCCTTCGGCAAACATGATGCTGAAAGAATGCGCCGCGGCTGCGAGCGCATCCGGCAAATAG
- a CDS encoding PqqD family protein yields the protein MNDTYIKRHADTAARMLGDEMIVMSVKDSRVFTLNPTASVIWRAADGATSLREIVERAVVAEFEIDAESAYRDALELVGKLAQEGILVVAGEPVAADQS from the coding sequence ATGAACGACACCTACATCAAACGCCACGCCGACACCGCCGCGCGAATGCTCGGCGATGAAATGATCGTCATGTCGGTCAAGGATTCGCGCGTCTTCACGCTGAATCCGACCGCGAGCGTAATCTGGCGCGCCGCCGACGGCGCCACGAGCCTGCGCGAGATCGTCGAGCGCGCGGTCGTGGCGGAATTCGAAATCGACGCCGAGTCGGCCTATCGCGATGCGCTCGAACTGGTCGGCAAGCTGGCCCAGGAAGGAATTCTCGTCGTCGCAGGCGAGCCGGTCGCGGCTGACCAATCATGA
- a CDS encoding S24/S26 family peptidase — MLTGTHNNAPREFDRAGCALVEDVLRGARTVRVRAQGSSMIPAIWPGDVLEIEPAGPASMTEGQIAVFIRDGRLFAHRIVQVGARELTTRGDSLLRCDAPLTSAELLGRVTFAMRGGRRIFLERAPEGAMRFISAALRSSNLLRRLVVGLHARIRRAQFAMRKALA; from the coding sequence ATGCTCACCGGAACTCATAACAACGCGCCCCGCGAGTTCGATCGCGCCGGATGCGCGCTGGTCGAGGATGTGCTGCGCGGCGCGCGAACGGTGCGCGTCCGAGCGCAAGGGAGCAGCATGATCCCCGCGATATGGCCCGGTGATGTCCTCGAGATCGAGCCCGCCGGCCCTGCTTCTATGACGGAGGGGCAGATCGCGGTATTCATCCGCGACGGTCGCCTCTTTGCCCATCGCATCGTGCAAGTGGGTGCGCGTGAGCTGACGACGCGCGGGGATTCGCTGTTACGATGCGATGCTCCACTCACGAGCGCGGAGTTGCTTGGCCGGGTAACATTCGCGATGCGTGGCGGTCGTCGAATCTTTCTCGAGCGCGCACCCGAAGGGGCGATGAGGTTCATTTCGGCTGCGCTTCGCAGTTCGAACCTGCTGAGGCGCCTCGTGGTTGGTCTGCATGCGAGAATACGGCGCGCACAATTTGCGATGAGGAAAGCACTCGCGTGA
- a CDS encoding WecB/TagA/CpsF family glycosyltransferase, protein MATMIREVSSLYQRRKPKSVEILGCAVSNVTIDQALGDIESWIAHPEARSRFVVATGFHGIWEAYKNPQLREVLNSADLFCPDGIAPVWISRLRGQPIPARVPGPDLLARFAERANQVGYRSYFYGDTEETLRALTSRLQHPFTRHRVVGTMSPPFRDLRPDEELECVNQINRARPDVLWVGLGLPKQEWWIYRNLGRLRVPVVIGVGAAFRFVSGKVKRAPLCLRSAGLEWLWRLAMEPAKLWRRDFVDGPKFIYHALAETLAMRLQARYLARSDEPRLMSDEARNS, encoded by the coding sequence TCTACCAACGACGGAAACCCAAGTCGGTCGAGATCCTCGGCTGCGCGGTGTCCAACGTGACTATCGACCAAGCGCTCGGCGATATCGAGAGCTGGATCGCGCATCCCGAAGCGCGCAGCCGCTTCGTGGTAGCGACCGGCTTCCACGGCATCTGGGAAGCCTACAAGAATCCGCAACTGCGCGAGGTCCTCAACTCGGCCGACCTGTTCTGCCCCGATGGCATCGCGCCGGTGTGGATCTCGCGGCTGCGCGGCCAGCCGATCCCGGCCCGCGTGCCGGGGCCGGACTTGCTGGCGCGCTTCGCCGAGCGCGCCAATCAAGTCGGCTACCGCAGCTATTTCTACGGCGATACCGAGGAGACGCTGCGCGCGCTGACCTCGCGCCTGCAGCATCCGTTTACGCGGCATCGCGTCGTCGGCACGATGTCGCCGCCATTCCGGGATCTGCGTCCCGACGAAGAGCTGGAGTGCGTCAACCAAATCAATCGCGCACGGCCCGATGTGCTGTGGGTGGGCCTCGGCCTGCCTAAGCAGGAATGGTGGATCTACCGCAACCTCGGGCGGCTGCGCGTCCCCGTCGTGATCGGCGTCGGCGCCGCCTTCCGTTTCGTAAGTGGAAAAGTGAAACGCGCTCCCCTCTGTCTCCGGAGTGCCGGCCTCGAATGGCTATGGAGACTCGCGATGGAGCCCGCCAAGTTGTGGCGCCGCGATTTCGTTGATGGGCCCAAGTTCATTTATCACGCGCTGGCCGAGACATTGGCCATGCGCCTTCAGGCACGTTACCTCGCTCGGAGCGATGAGCCGCGGCTGATGTCCGACGAGGCGCGCAATAGCTAG